One window of the Zea mays cultivar B73 chromosome 3, Zm-B73-REFERENCE-NAM-5.0, whole genome shotgun sequence genome contains the following:
- the LOC109944827 gene encoding uncharacterized protein isoform X2, with the protein MSSAASNPSAQPAVDKQPLKRNSDDIGWEYGTIVNPNDWNVIKCKLCPMVVKAGIYRLKLHIAGRKGQVRACPNATQEDRDKCSKALDDSRKVKIARLTEKQEVIDVVADEMDVNDDTGLDDIGSSQPRTMGPMDKFTMSLDSNSLGSTQKNLRQQKISEHVMKERLHILKRYVARWMYVQGIPFNAINCDEFDQVLEAAGRFGPGAKKPYQHELREKLLHEEVEDTKKMIKDHAQEWKKNRLLSYD; encoded by the exons ATGTCATCGGCGGCTTCCAATCCATCAGCTCAACCAGCAGTGGACAAGCAACCACTTAAGCGGAATAGCGATGACATAGGGTGGGAGTATGGAACTATTGTCAATCCAAATGATTGGAATGTCATAAAATGCAAGTTATGTCCTATGGTTGTCAAGGCTGGGATTTATAGGCTTAAGCTGCATATTGCTGGTAGAAAAGGGCAAGTCCGAGCATGCCCCAATGCAACTCAAGAGGATAGAGACAAGTGCAGTAAAGCTCTTGATGATTCTAGGAAAGTTAAAATAGCTAGGCTAACAGAAAAACAAGAGGTTATTGATGTGGTTGCAGATGAGATGGATGTTAATGATGACACGGGCCTTGATGACATTGGCAGCTCTCAACCAAGGACAATGGGTCCTATGGACAAGTTCACAATGTCTCTTGACTCCAATTCTTTGGGTTCCACACAAAAAAACCTTCGCCAACAAAAGATTTCTGAACATGTAATGAAAGAAAGGTTGCATATATTGAAGAGATATGTTGCTAGGTGGATGTATGTGCAAG GAATACCTTTCAATGCCATAAACTGTGATGAGTTTGACCAAGTGTTGGAAGCTGCTGGCCGCTTCGGTCCAGGTGCAAAGAAACCTTATCAACATGAGCTGCGGGAGAAACTGTTGCATGAGGAAGTGGAGGATACAAAGAAGATGATTAAAGATCATGCACAAGAATGGAAAAAAAACCGGTTGCTCTCTTATGACTGA